The genomic window GCACATGCCAATGCTGTGGCCTGGGTGGCTGGAAATAATGTTGGGACCTGATGGTGGGTTCTCGTGTTTTGgagggcacttgtcacggtggccaggagcggtaacacccaccccccagACACACAGTGaccggaccttggttaggacaagtgcagttgcaaaggtagagatgacagagtcccactttaaacaacttgtaaactttacttgaaaaagttacttagtgcaaacagttacaaacagtgctcaggtaatcAATATAATActccaacaggtagataggtgagttgatagaagaaacagtaacAGGAGATAGGGAGCGGAtgggagggcccttgcctaatgtactaggtactctgccgggatgtggtgaagtgttgtAGAAGTGTTCTGAAAAAAATCCTCGTACTCACAtatggatgagtcccagttatctcacctaactgcCTTATGCCCCACAGTGTTAGGTTTCCATCCttctggggtagtacgagtccaaggtctctgctctgggtggagctggcttgtagtgtccttcctacaaagcttatcatcttgtcagtagagagcggctgaacttgcactgtgctctactgcaggtacaATCTTGAGTTTGTCTCTTTTCTAAGGTGTTCGACTGTCCTGTTTTAGCTAGTCTGTCTTTGACataggcaagggtgaagactcccttTTCTCTGGTTTCTCTAGGGGTCTTCTCTAGCAACCCATAAAGCTTGGGAAGCTAGTGTCAGGAACAACCATATACTCGTCTTGCCTGGCActcactaactaactaactaactaactaatggGAAGTAGTTACTGTAAAAAGGGAAGTGTGTGTGCAGCCAGACCTAAGTGTTATCTGTAGCTGTTTTTGAAAATttcaaatttttcaaaatttcaAATTTTTGAAAGTCAACTTGCCGATCAAGTAATATATGGATCGTCTAGATCCACCAGAGAAGAAGCCACCGTAGAAGGAAAGGGGATGACTATGATGTCCATGTGCCTTAGTAGGGCTTACGGACAGGGGTTGTCTTGTTTGATGCTTCTTTTTCATTACCAATATAGCTCACATTCCAGAATTGCGACCACACTATCATCAAGTCCTCATTCTTATAATGGTGGACGAGGACAAGGTCCCTGAAGACAGCCTGCTGATAATCTATTTTCAGTCCAAGGAATACGTGTTTCAAAGGGCGCGTTGGTGCAATGTTTATTTTGTACAGGCATACCCCTATAAATGCATCCTCTATACGaaaaactaaaatctcttgtGCCACATCGTAGATCTTTTTGGCCATGTCACCAGAGAGTACGTATCCGGGGCCGGAAGGGTAGGGAGGGAATATTTTTGAAGGGTAGATTTCCTCGGGTAGGTAGAATTTACTATCCTTATTTCTGTTAGGTGAGGTATTTTCCACTAAAAGCCCTGTTACGTAATTTGTAAGAGGTGTAAGTTCTGGATGGAGAACTTGGTGGACAAGATAGTTGACATTGACAAAGACATCATTGTCCACCTTCATTACATAGGAGGCATTAGGGCAAAATTTTGTTATCCACTCCATTCCCATTAAAGTTTTCAGGGTTAAATTGCTATAAGTATCCAGGAAGTCCTGCTGAACAATGTCCCCATAAATGGCACTTTCCTCTTCGAGAAACCGCTGTATGGCAACGGTCATAATGGGAGAGACACCAACCAAGAAGATCCTCATGACGTCAATGTCTCCATAGTTGTTTTCGTTCCCCCAAGTCTTACGGATTGTGTCTCTAGCTTTCACATCATGACATTCTCCAGTCACCAGGAGAACAAGGAATGGGTTCCTCTCCTGGCATTTCTCTGGAGCGTTTATTAAAAACGTATAAGGATACGGGTATGGGGTCACCAGTGGGTGCCATCTTGCTGGGGAAGTTGTATTCAGTATAGTGATCTGCTGGTCTTCTCGTAAGGCCCGTACAAATAATCTTTGACTGCTATTCCCAGTTGGGATTATTACAAAGAGGGCAAAACAAAAGGCCCCAACCAGAAGGGGTAACCTGAAATACAGGAATCTTCTAATTTTCTTTGGGAAGAGGAGAGACCCAATGCTTGAAGTTGAATTTCTGtgcaaggaaaaaaatatattataataacGACCTACATATATTAAGATGTTTATGTAATATCGCTTCTGACTACTCACCGAGAGACCATTGGAAAGTATCTGAGAAACTTTGTGGGGGACCCATAGGACTGTAAGAACATGACCTGCAAAAGAGATATATTATTGTTATCAATACTGCACCTGACACAGCATGAAAaatattaaatgcaatttttttcaataatccccctttaaaaaaaaacttctgctaTTTTAATGACATCATCTCCTACAAGTCCTATCACTCCATGTCCTACCAGTCCAGTGTCTTCATCTCCTACCAGTTCTGTGATTCCATCTCCTGTTATTCCAGTGACTCCATCTACCACCAGTACTGTAACTCCTTCTCCTAacagtcctatgactccatcttcTACCAGTCCTATCACTTAATGGCCTACCAGTAGAGGGTCTTCATATCCTACCAGTtatgtgactccatctcctaccagtcctataactCAATCTcataccagtcctgtgactccatctcctaccagtcctataactCAATCTcataccagtcctgtgactccatctcctaccagtcatgTGACctacatctcctaccagtcctataactcaatctcctaccagtcctgtggctCCATCTCCTACCATTCCTGTGACctacatctcctaccagtcctataactcaatctcctaccagtcctgtgactccatctcctaccattCCTGTGACctacatctcctaccagtcctataactcaatctcctaccagtcctgtgactccatctcctaccagtcctgtgacctacatctcctaccagtcctgtgacctacatctcctaccagtcctgtgactccatctcctaccagtcctgtgacctccatctcctaccagtcctataactcaatctcctaccagtcctgtgactccatttCCTACCGGTCCTattactccatctcctaccagtcctgtgactccatctcctaccagtcctgtgactcatTCTCCTACCAGTtatgtgactccatctcctaccagtcctgtgactccatctcctaccagtcctgtgactccatctcctaccagttatgtgactccatcttctaccagtcctgtgactccatctcttaccagttctgtgactccatctcttaccagtcctgtgactccatctcctaccagtccaaagactccatctcctaccagtcctgtgactccatctcctaccagtcctgtgactccatctcctaccagtcctgtgactccatctcctaccagtcctgtgactccatctcttaccagttctgtgactccatctcttaccagtcctgtgactccatctcctaccagtccaaagactccatctcctaccagtccaaagactccatctcctaccagtcctgtgactccatctcctaccagtccaaagactccatctcctaccagttatGTGACTCCAACTTCTACCAGTCCTCTGACTCCATCTCTTACCAGTCCTCTGACTCCATCTCTTACCAGTCctctgactccatctcctaccagtccaaagactccatctcctaccagtcctctgactccatctcctaccagtcctctgactccatctcctaccagtcctctgactccatctcctaccagtccaaagactccatctcctaccagtcctgtgactccatctcctaccagtcctgtgactccatctcctaccagtcctgtgactccatctcttaccagtccaaagactccatctcctaccagtccaaAGACTCCATCTCCTACTAGTTTGGCCATTAGGTATTTAATTATAACAATAATATAAAACAGTGAGCTGAAATCACATACATATTTTACCACATCGTTTTTGTGGTAAGGACTGCATCTCAACCATTATACGTCATGGACCCTACAGGccacccctctccccccatcctgaccccagactggtcaccctgccacccctctccccactccctgaccccagactggtcacatTGCCACCCCTCACCCTTACcctgactggtcaccctgccACCCCACACTGGTCACTCTAACGCAAAACACTAAATTAGTTCCAGCTCACCTTTAACTTGAATGGCAGCGTAGGAGAATCAGTCATCACAACGCAGGGAACCACAATACATAGCAGCAATCCAATGCTCCACATAACCAGCACTTTGAGTAAAATCTTTGATCAGTTAAAACACACAGAATGTGAAGACAAACACAGCACAGATGGGGACCGTGTCTGACACGTATTGAGCGTGATAACGCTTCTGCCTTAAAAGCCTGGCGGTAAACTATGAGTACCATCCA from Dendropsophus ebraccatus isolate aDenEbr1 chromosome 1, aDenEbr1.pat, whole genome shotgun sequence includes these protein-coding regions:
- the LOC138795214 gene encoding beta-1,3-galactosyltransferase 2-like isoform X1, which produces MTDSPTLPFKLKVMFLQSYGSPTKFLRYFPMVSRNSTSSIGSLLFPKKIRRFLYFRLPLLVGAFCFALFVIIPTGNSSQRLFVRALREDQQITILNTTSPARWHPLVTPYPYPYTFLINAPEKCQERNPFLVLLVTGECHDVKARDTIRKTWGNENNYGDIDVMRIFLVGVSPIMTVAIQRFLEEESAIYGDIVQQDFLDTYSNLTLKTLMGMEWITKFCPNASYVMKVDNDVFVNVNYLVHQVLHPELTPLTNYVTGLLVENTSPNRNKDSKFYLPEEIYPSKIFPPYPSGPGYVLSGDMAKKIYDVAQEILVFRIEDAFIGVCLYKINIAPTRPLKHVFLGLKIDYQQAVFRDLVLVHHYKNEDLMIVWSQFWNVSYIGNEKEASNKTTPVRKPY
- the LOC138795214 gene encoding beta-1,3-galactosyltransferase 2-like isoform X3 translates to MFLQSYGSPTKFLRYFPMVSRNSTSSIGSLLFPKKIRRFLYFRLPLLVGAFCFALFVIIPTGNSSQRLFVRALREDQQITILNTTSPARWHPLVTPYPYPYTFLINAPEKCQERNPFLVLLVTGECHDVKARDTIRKTWGNENNYGDIDVMRIFLVGVSPIMTVAIQRFLEEESAIYGDIVQQDFLDTYSNLTLKTLMGMEWITKFCPNASYVMKVDNDVFVNVNYLVHQVLHPELTPLTNYVTGLLVENTSPNRNKDSKFYLPEEIYPSKIFPPYPSGPGYVLSGDMAKKIYDVAQEILVFRIEDAFIGVCLYKINIAPTRPLKHVFLGLKIDYQQAVFRDLVLVHHYKNEDLMIVWSQFWNVSYIGNEKEASNKTTPVRKPY
- the LOC138795214 gene encoding beta-1,3-galactosyltransferase 2-like isoform X2, with protein sequence MVMFLQSYGSPTKFLRYFPMVSRNSTSSIGSLLFPKKIRRFLYFRLPLLVGAFCFALFVIIPTGNSSQRLFVRALREDQQITILNTTSPARWHPLVTPYPYPYTFLINAPEKCQERNPFLVLLVTGECHDVKARDTIRKTWGNENNYGDIDVMRIFLVGVSPIMTVAIQRFLEEESAIYGDIVQQDFLDTYSNLTLKTLMGMEWITKFCPNASYVMKVDNDVFVNVNYLVHQVLHPELTPLTNYVTGLLVENTSPNRNKDSKFYLPEEIYPSKIFPPYPSGPGYVLSGDMAKKIYDVAQEILVFRIEDAFIGVCLYKINIAPTRPLKHVFLGLKIDYQQAVFRDLVLVHHYKNEDLMIVWSQFWNVSYIGNEKEASNKTTPVRKPY